A genomic segment from Nicotiana tabacum cultivar K326 chromosome 9, ASM71507v2, whole genome shotgun sequence encodes:
- the LOC107788394 gene encoding APO protein 2, chloroplastic-like, whose protein sequence is MDCGCLHSQLSTTVLVYSKGRIQPPKVRILRCNPQHNLSSLDSLKQSCSGVAVKLKFRSPSEKLHPVQAAGIRCDQPQNADLPRYYSRKEKKPFPIPIVELRRAARERMKNRLPKRRVPPPKIGLVIKSLLPLAYNVFNARITVINNLKRLLKVVPVNGCKWCNEIHVGPVGHPFKSCRGSQASKRKGHHEWGKAVLEDIMVPLESYHLYDRLGKRISHEERFSIPRIPAVVELCIQAGVDIPEYPTKRRRKPIIWTGKNEFVDADESDLPDPEPESPMPPILTEIPDAEVEPPSSAEETVLLAEETLEAWERMRVGANRLMKMYPVRVCGYCPEVHVGPSGHKAQNCGAHKHQQRNGQHGWQTAVLDDLIPPRYVWHVPDVNQPLQRELRSFYGQAPAVVEICVQAGAEVPEQYKPTMRFDVGIPSSIKEAEMVV, encoded by the exons ATGGATTGTGGCTGCCTACACTCCCAACTCAGTACCACAGTTTTAGTGTATAGCAAAGGGAGAATTCAACCACCTAAAGTCAGAATTTTGAGATGCAATCCCCAGCATAATCTAAGTTCACTTGATTCTTTGAAG CAAAGTTGCAGTGGGGTGGCAGTTAAATTGAAGTTTAGAAGTCCATCAGAGAAGTTACATCCTGTCCAAGCCGCTGGTATTCGATGCGATCAACCGCAAAATGCAGATTTGCCTCGTTACTATTCGAGGAAGGAGAAGAAGCCCTTCCCAATACCTATTGTGGAGCTACGGAGAGCTGCGAGGGAGAGAATGAAAAATCGACTACCTAAAAGACGTGTGCCTCCACCAAAAATCGGATTGGTCATCAAAAGCCTACTTCCTCTCGCGTACAATGTGTTTAACGCACGGATAACAGTGATTAACAATCTCAAGCGGCTCTTGAAAGTGGTACCTGTTAATGGTTGCAA GTGGTGTAACGAAATCCATGTGGGACCTGTTGGGCATCCTTTCAAGTCATGTAGAGGATCACAAGCTTCAAAACGCAAAGGACATCATGAGTGGGGAAAGGCAGTTCTTGAAGACATAATGGTGCCACTTGAATCCTACCATTTATATGATCGCCTAGGGAAACGAATTTCACATGAGGAGAGATTTTCTATCCCTCGAATCCCTGCAGTAGTGGAGCTTTGTATCCAAGCAGGTGTTGATATACCCGAATATCCTACCAAGAGGAGAAGAAAACCAATCATATGGACCGGAAAAAATGAATTCGTTGATGCAGATGAAAGTGATTTGCCTGATCCCGAACCAGAATCTCCAATGCCTCCAATTTTAACCGAGATACCAGATGCAGAGGTAGAACCACCGTCGAGTGCAGAAGAAACGGTGTTGCTCGCTGAAGAAACACTCGAAGCGTGGGAAAGAATGAGAGTAGGAGCAAATAGGCTGATGAAGATGTATCCGGTGAGAGTTTGCGGATACTGTCCGGAGGTACATGTTGGTCCAAGCGGACACAAAGCACAAAACTGTGGAGCTCATAAGCACCAACAACGAAACGGGCAACACGGTTGGCAGACAGCAGTGCTAGATGATCTAATACCACCGAGATATGTGTGGCACGTTCCCGATGTAAATCAACCATTGCAACGAGAGCTTCGGAGCTTCTATGGACAAGCTCCTGCAGTGGTGGAAATATGTGTACAGGCTGGTGCTGAAGTCCCGGAGCAATACAAGCCAACTATGAGGTTTGATGTGGGGATTCCTAGCAGTATcaaagaagcagaaatggttgTTTAG